One part of the Drosophila teissieri strain GT53w chromosome 3R, Prin_Dtei_1.1, whole genome shotgun sequence genome encodes these proteins:
- the LOC122619180 gene encoding elongation of very long chain fatty acids protein F encodes MLGDLVDFLGKSPPDPVRLPLLASHRPVLLILAIYVLFVKIVGPKVMQHRKPFDLRGLIKVYNVMQILYNVIMSFFAVHFMLGPGDFNFKCIKNLPPDHEYKTWERWLTYSYFFNKLLDLLETVFFVLRKKDRQISFLHVFHHMYMLYFSFMYLYYYGYGGHGFFMCFFNVVVHIMMYSYYYQSSLDRDSKGDLWWKKYITIVQLIQFGVVLAHSIYTLKQPDCPSARFSATCAGSISVVFIILFSNFYFHAYIRPKKSKPKTI; translated from the exons ATGTTGGGTGATCTAGTGGATTTTCTGGGCAAATCCCCACCCGATCCGGTGCGCCTGCCACTCCTGGCCAGCCACAGGCCCGTCCTGCTGATCTTGGCCATCTACGTGCTGTTCGTTAAGATAGTGGGGCCAAAGGTCATGCAGCATCGAAAGCCCTTCGATCTGCGCGGCCTGATAAAGGTCTACAACGTCATGCAGATCCTGTACAATGTTATCATGTCCTTTTTC GCTGTCCACTTCATGCTCGGACCCGGGGACTTCAACTTCAAGTGCATCAAGAACCTGCCGCCGGATCATGAGTACAAGACCTGGGAGCGCTGGCTTACGTACTCGTACTTCTTCAACAAGCTGCTCGATCTGCTGGAAACGGTGTTCTTCGTGCTGCGCAAGAAGGATCGCCAGATATCCTTCCTGCACGTCTTCCATCACATGTACATGCTGTACTTCAGCTTCATGTACCTGTACTACTACGGCTACGGGGGACATGGCTTCTTCATGTGCTTCTTCAACGTCGTCGTGCACATCATGATGTACAGCTACTACTACCAGTCGTCGCTCGATCGCGACTCGAAGGGCGATCTGTGGTGGAAGAAGTACATCACCATCGTCCAGCTCATCCAGTTCGGCGTCGTCCTGGCGCACAGTATCTACACGCTAAAGCAACCGGACTGTCCATCCGCCCGCTTCTCGGCGACCTGTGCCGGCAGCATCTCCGTTGTGTTCATCATCCTGTTTAGTAACTTCTACTTTCATGCCTATATCCGGCCCAAGAAGAGCAAGCCAAAAACCATCTAA
- the LOC122621603 gene encoding uncharacterized protein LOC122621603: MDPLRRNPLLEVTKCEMCPNLVRHFPTGLCVRCLTLWAGKKQLDALRLTVDQSRAILVGMARSSDAQDQGISQMDPAFRRVIAEMRLQRQQKMELFQKIRHQFQHSVLTAPFHDANPKYEVQEDYWNVPDIVDQDTRLFQHEVDLLGDIPQTSFEILDQRNNKTRENRKRKL; the protein is encoded by the coding sequence ATGGACCCATTGCGGCGTAATCCCCTCCTGGAAGTGACCAAGTGCGAGATGTGCCCCAATTTGGTGCGCCACTTTCCCACCGGCTTGTGTGTCCGCTGCTTGACTCTCTGGGCCGGAAAGAAACAACTTGACGCATTGAGACTCACTGTGGACCAATCGAGGGCCATCCTTGTGGGCATGGCCCGCAGTTCGGATGCCCAGGATCAGGGCATCAGCCAAATGGATCCCGCGTTCCGACGCGTGATTGCGGAGATGCGGCTGCAGCGCCAGCAGAAAATGGAGCTGTTCCAGAAGATACGCCACCAGTTCCAGCACTCGGTGCTCACCGCTCCCTTCCACGACGCAAATCCCAAGTACGAGGTCCAGGAGGACTACTGGAATGTGCCGGATATCGTCGATCAGGACACCAGGTTGTTTCAGCACGAAGTCGATCTGCTTGGAGATATTCCACAAACGTCTTTCGAGATCCTGGACCAAAGGAACAATAAAACGcgagaaaatagaaaaagaaaattgtag
- the LOC122621652 gene encoding uncharacterized protein LOC122621652, producing MPPFSACSMCNRRTRKMVKDPDTLKLIYVCPDCYVNRFPYRYLLRAAQKMANQQETERREEKVPPIPKVTPPLMQTVIIKDRKYVAISETADDE from the exons ATGCCGCCCTTTTCCGCCTGCTCGATGTGCAACCGTAGAACTAGGAAGATGGTGAAGGATCCTGACACCTTAAAGCTCATCTACGTGTGTCCA GATTGCTATGTGAACCGGTTTCCGTACAGATATCTGCTAAGAGCAGCCCAAAAGATGGCTAACCAGCAGGAAACTGAGAGGAGGGAAGAGAAAGTGCCACCCATTCCGAAGGTCACACCTCCACTCATGCAAACGGTGATCATCAAGGATCGGAAGTACGTGGCCATCAGTGAGACGGCCGACGACGAGTGA